One stretch of Pseudomonas sp. NC02 DNA includes these proteins:
- a CDS encoding PfkB family carbohydrate kinase — MSRLLHSGQVIVDLVMSLDTLPATGGDVLANSASFEAGGGFNVMAAARRNGLPVVYLGRHGTGRFGDLARAAMQAEGIEMALAASDDKDTGLCVSLTEATTERTFISHIGAEGDLLAQDLANAVPRDDDYVYVSGYSLLLEGKAQALLDWLLALPRQITVVFDPGPLVKAPDSALMVALLPRIDIWTSNGPEALAFTGASDLAGALLKLNEHLPADTLLVVRDGPNGCWISRNGQAEHVPGFKVKAVDSNGAGDAHAGVFIAGLANGLAPAVAARRANAAAALAVTRWGPATSPGTAEVDALLSEG, encoded by the coding sequence ATGTCTAGATTGCTGCACAGCGGCCAGGTCATCGTTGACCTGGTCATGTCCCTCGACACATTGCCTGCCACCGGTGGCGATGTATTGGCCAACTCCGCCAGCTTCGAAGCCGGCGGTGGCTTCAACGTGATGGCCGCGGCCCGACGCAACGGCTTGCCGGTGGTCTACCTGGGCCGCCATGGCACCGGCCGCTTCGGCGACCTGGCGCGCGCGGCGATGCAGGCCGAGGGCATTGAAATGGCCCTGGCCGCCAGCGACGACAAGGACACAGGCCTGTGTGTGTCCCTGACCGAAGCCACTACCGAGCGCACCTTCATTTCCCATATTGGCGCTGAGGGTGACTTGCTGGCGCAAGACCTGGCCAATGCGGTACCACGCGACGACGACTACGTGTACGTCAGTGGCTACAGCCTGCTGCTGGAAGGCAAGGCCCAGGCGTTGCTCGATTGGCTATTGGCATTGCCGCGCCAGATCACGGTGGTGTTCGATCCGGGCCCGCTGGTGAAGGCACCGGACTCGGCCTTGATGGTCGCCCTGTTGCCGCGTATCGATATCTGGACCAGCAACGGTCCGGAAGCGCTGGCCTTTACCGGCGCGAGCGATCTGGCGGGGGCATTGCTCAAGCTCAACGAGCACTTGCCCGCCGACACCTTGCTGGTGGTGCGCGATGGACCGAATGGCTGCTGGATCAGCCGTAATGGCCAGGCCGAGCATGTGCCGGGATTCAAGGTCAAGGCGGTGGACAGCAACGGTGCCGGCGATGCTCACGCCGGGGTGTTTATCGCTGGCCTGGCCAATGGTTTGGCGCCAGCTGTCGCGGCACGTCGCGCGAACGCGGCGGCGGCCTTGGCGGTCACGCGCTGGGGGCCGGCCACGTCACCGGGCACGGCTGAAGTGGATGCGTTGTTGAGCGAGGGCTGA
- a CDS encoding cytosine permease, with amino-acid sequence MSTSSSGQSAGQLETRGIEPVPEGECNGHPLQLFWVWFAANISILGLPLGATLVAFRGLAIWQAIIVAILGAAGSFAVVGIISIAGRRGRAPSLTLSRAIFGVRGNIGPTLVSLMSRLGWETVNTTTAAFVLLSLCSILFNSPVAAKSAPVLTLLFIGIFVLLTLAVSGLGHATLLVIQKWATYVFGALNILVGGFLCATIDWSAVFNATPAPLSAMIIGVGTMAAGTGIGWANAGADMSRYQHRSVKAVRLVASAAFGAGIPLVLLITLGGLLSVGNNDLASATDPIIAIRDMLPTWMAVPYLITAFGGLLLSNNLSVYSAGLTTLTLGLKVKRVHAVIVDIVAIFAGSIYFMLIADSFYGPFITFISLLAVPITAWVGIFVVDLIHRHYYSPKDLLDVTPSSAYWYRGGVEWRAFGAWAIAIVLGFSFTTIGTTAENIWFAGPLSDSWLGHNGLGWIVTFLVAGGIYAVLGGAADRRPALVESANV; translated from the coding sequence ATGAGTACGTCCTCTTCCGGCCAAAGCGCCGGGCAATTGGAAACACGCGGCATCGAGCCGGTCCCGGAAGGCGAGTGCAACGGCCATCCGCTGCAACTGTTCTGGGTCTGGTTTGCGGCCAACATCAGCATCCTCGGCTTGCCCCTGGGCGCGACCCTCGTGGCGTTTCGCGGCCTGGCGATCTGGCAGGCGATCATCGTCGCAATCCTCGGCGCTGCCGGTTCGTTTGCGGTGGTCGGCATCATCTCCATCGCCGGCCGTCGTGGCCGTGCACCGAGCCTGACCCTGTCCCGGGCGATCTTTGGCGTACGCGGCAATATCGGCCCGACGCTGGTGTCGCTGATGTCGCGCCTCGGCTGGGAAACCGTCAACACCACTACGGCTGCGTTCGTGCTGTTGTCGTTGTGCTCGATCCTCTTCAACTCGCCGGTTGCCGCCAAAAGCGCTCCGGTACTGACCCTGCTGTTCATCGGCATCTTCGTGCTGCTGACCCTCGCCGTGTCGGGCCTGGGCCATGCCACCTTGCTGGTGATCCAGAAGTGGGCCACCTACGTATTCGGCGCACTGAATATCCTGGTGGGCGGTTTCCTCTGCGCCACCATCGACTGGAGCGCGGTATTCAACGCCACGCCTGCGCCGTTGAGCGCGATGATCATCGGCGTCGGCACCATGGCCGCCGGTACCGGTATCGGCTGGGCCAACGCCGGTGCCGACATGTCGCGCTACCAGCATCGCAGCGTCAAGGCCGTGCGCCTGGTGGCCTCCGCGGCATTCGGTGCGGGGATTCCGCTGGTGCTGTTGATCACCCTCGGCGGCTTGCTGTCGGTGGGCAACAACGACCTGGCGTCGGCCACTGACCCGATCATCGCGATCCGCGACATGCTGCCGACGTGGATGGCGGTGCCGTACCTGATCACCGCGTTTGGCGGGCTGTTGCTGTCGAATAACCTGTCGGTGTACTCGGCGGGCCTCACTACCTTGACCCTCGGTTTGAAGGTCAAGCGCGTACACGCGGTGATCGTCGACATCGTCGCGATCTTCGCCGGTTCGATCTACTTCATGCTGATCGCCGACAGTTTCTACGGCCCGTTCATCACCTTCATCTCGCTGCTGGCGGTACCGATCACCGCCTGGGTCGGGATCTTTGTGGTCGACCTGATTCATCGTCACTACTACAGCCCCAAAGACCTGCTGGACGTAACGCCAAGCAGCGCCTACTGGTATCGCGGCGGGGTTGAATGGCGTGCGTTCGGCGCCTGGGCGATTGCGATCGTGCTGGGCTTCAGTTTCACCACCATCGGCACCACGGCCGAGAACATCTGGTTCGCCGGTCCGCTGTCCGATTCGTGGCTGGGCCACAACGGCCTGGGCTGGATCGTCACCTTCCTGGTGGCCGGCGGGATTTATGCGGTACTGGGTGGCGCGGCTGATCGTCGCCCGGCTTTGGTAGAGAGCGCTAATGTCTAG